A part of Myxococcus landrumus genomic DNA contains:
- a CDS encoding general secretion pathway protein GspE, giving the protein MLAEWEGRGYKPGMRLGEQLLKDGLVTAAALEEALEAQVVHGGRLGTNLVELGLVSEVDLARTLGTLLNCAFASGEMVPDAKALELVPANQADDKELLPMRVDATRLSVAVVNPHDFTTLDAIAFKTGKRVVPVVIPEFRMNQLLRRYAKAFRPLRAIDMNAVRPRPKPGSREEADLVKSREKPPDLMSEEEFQSLYAQALSGGADDEVELGAEEIITGIEVSDAPPAVHGQFASVRAQPQAMQGQPSAGAGRAAPAQHPGAPFAGHAGATVVPSRPPSPAVHAPPVPSPSHGVHAQASGPSPVGPARGGQPPSHAAPAPFPTAQAQPGAQAPRSTEQVPSRGTQVPPGVGQTAHGVPSSGAQASHPSAQVPPGAGQMAHGVPPSGAQAQHPSAQVPPGAGQMAHGVPSSGAQAQHPSAQIPPGAGQTVHGVPPFGAQAAHPSAQVPSGAASSVHGVPPFGAQVPPPAGGARPLAGQSPSGVQAPPVGGLPSAPPPVPEPPLSPLSFSEAQAELARSLDREDVARTVLRFAAGKWRRNLLLSVQGSLVTGWHGMGSGVRESSVRRIGVALREQSTFRLVRDTRSHYIGPIRRDGAMAVFYKLLGGGFPTTAVILPLLVRGKVVHLLYVDNGPDQLTPPDVGELLILSQSVGRSYEAMMKRRKGT; this is encoded by the coding sequence GTGCTTGCGGAGTGGGAGGGGCGCGGCTACAAGCCGGGCATGCGTCTGGGCGAACAGCTCCTGAAGGATGGACTCGTCACCGCAGCGGCGCTCGAAGAGGCGCTCGAGGCGCAGGTGGTGCACGGAGGCCGGCTCGGGACGAACCTGGTGGAGCTGGGGCTCGTGTCCGAGGTGGATCTGGCTCGGACGCTGGGCACGTTGCTCAACTGTGCGTTCGCCTCAGGCGAGATGGTGCCGGACGCGAAGGCCCTGGAGCTGGTGCCCGCGAATCAGGCGGATGACAAGGAGTTGCTGCCCATGCGGGTGGATGCGACGCGCTTGAGCGTCGCGGTGGTGAACCCGCATGACTTCACGACGCTGGATGCGATTGCGTTCAAGACGGGCAAGCGCGTGGTGCCCGTGGTCATCCCCGAGTTCCGGATGAACCAACTGCTGCGGCGCTACGCGAAGGCGTTTCGTCCGCTGCGCGCCATCGACATGAACGCGGTGCGGCCGCGTCCGAAGCCGGGCTCGCGAGAAGAAGCGGACCTGGTGAAGTCGCGGGAGAAGCCTCCCGACTTGATGAGCGAGGAGGAGTTCCAGTCGCTCTACGCGCAGGCCCTGAGTGGCGGCGCGGACGACGAAGTCGAGCTGGGGGCGGAGGAGATCATCACGGGAATCGAGGTCTCGGACGCTCCCCCCGCGGTGCACGGGCAGTTCGCTTCGGTGCGTGCCCAGCCGCAGGCCATGCAGGGGCAGCCGTCCGCCGGAGCGGGTCGGGCCGCTCCCGCGCAGCATCCCGGGGCTCCGTTCGCTGGGCATGCGGGCGCGACCGTTGTGCCGTCGAGGCCTCCATCTCCCGCGGTTCACGCGCCGCCTGTTCCTTCGCCGTCGCACGGGGTGCACGCGCAGGCGTCGGGCCCCTCGCCGGTGGGGCCTGCGCGAGGTGGGCAGCCGCCGTCGCACGCGGCTCCCGCTCCGTTTCCGACCGCGCAAGCGCAGCCAGGCGCACAGGCCCCGCGTTCAACCGAGCAGGTGCCGTCGAGGGGCACACAGGTTCCGCCGGGTGTTGGGCAAACGGCGCACGGAGTTCCGTCGTCCGGTGCGCAAGCCTCGCATCCGTCCGCACAGGTTCCGCCGGGTGCTGGGCAGATGGCGCATGGTGTTCCGCCGTCCGGTGCGCAGGCTCAGCATCCATCCGCACAGGTTCCTCCGGGTGCTGGGCAAATGGCGCACGGAGTTCCGTCGTCCGGTGCGCAGGCTCAGCATCCGTCCGCGCAGATTCCTCCGGGGGCTGGGCAAACGGTGCACGGAGTTCCACCGTTCGGTGCGCAGGCCGCGCATCCGTCCGCACAGGTTCCGTCGGGAGCTGCGTCCTCGGTGCACGGAGTTCCGCCGTTCGGTGCGCAGGTTCCGCCTCCGGCCGGCGGTGCGCGGCCGCTCGCGGGTCAGTCCCCCTCGGGAGTTCAGGCTCCACCTGTGGGCGGCCTCCCGTCGGCACCGCCTCCCGTGCCCGAGCCGCCTCTCTCTCCGCTGTCCTTCTCGGAGGCGCAGGCGGAGCTGGCCCGCAGCTTGGACCGCGAGGACGTGGCTCGCACGGTGCTTCGCTTCGCCGCGGGCAAGTGGCGCCGCAACCTGCTCTTGTCCGTTCAAGGCAGCCTGGTGACGGGCTGGCACGGCATGGGCTCGGGCGTTCGCGAGTCCTCCGTGCGGCGCATCGGCGTGGCGCTTCGGGAGCAGAGCACGTTCCGGCTCGTGCGGGACACGCGCTCGCACTACATCGGCCCCATCCGCAGGGATGGCGCGATGGCCGTGTTCTACAAGCTGCTGGGCGGTGGCTTCCCGACGACGGCGGTCATCCTGCCGCTGCTTGTCCGAGGCAAGGTCGTTCACCTGCTCTACGTGGACAACGGGCCGGACCAGCTCACACCTCCCGACGTGGGAGAGCTGCTGATCCTCTCGCAGAGCGTGGGCCGCTCGTACGAGGCAATGATGAAGCGCCGCAAGGGCACGTAG